In Heyndrickxia vini, the sequence TTTACATTACACCCGAAAACTGCAAATCTTAACACGAAATACTAAATTTTCCATTGTAAACCTATAATATTCAGCCCCTATTTTCCCAATAATACAAAATAATCTATACATTTCAAAACATATAGACACATGCAGTGCCTCATGCTATAAATAGGAAGGATATTAAGCTAAAGGGGAATGTGGGATGAATAAAAAACGGGGCGTATATTTAGAAGATACAACGTGGTCAAAAGTTAAAGATTACCTATACATATTAATTGGATCAGCAATAGTCGCTATTTCATTTAATGTTTTTTTATTGCCCAATGAGGTTGCTTCAGGTGGGGTAAGCGGAATAAGTACGATTCTACATGGATTGTTTGGATGGAAGCCTGCTTATGTTCAGTGGGCATTTAATATACCATTATTCATTGCTGGACTTATCTTTCTTGGAGTTCAGTTTGGAATAAAAACACTAGTAGGGACAGCATTTCTTCCTTTCGTCGTTTATTTAACAGAAGGGTGGGAACCGTGGACAAATGATCCGCTTTTAGGTGCACTTTTTGGAGGAATTGGAGTCGGATTAGGTTTAGGTATTGTTTTTCGTGGAAAAGCTTCAACAGGGGGAACGGATTTAGCTGCACAAATAATCAATAAATACACCGGATTTACACTAGGGATGTGTGTTATTTTCATTGATGGTTTAGTCGTTCTTTCAGCGGCAATTGTTTTTGATATTGAAAAAGGCCTGTATGCTTTAATTGGTCTATTTGTAACTAGCAAGACCATTGATCTTGTTCAAGTTGGACTAAATCGATCAAAGGCCGCATTAATTATTACCGAAAAACAGCAAGAAATTCGTGAAGGAATTTTGAATAAAATTGACCGTGGTGTGACAAAACTAACTGCATATGGTGGTTTTACAGAGAGTGAGAGACCGGTTCTTATGTGTGTGGTCGATCAAACAGAATTCACAAAGTTGAAACAACTAGTGAAAACCCTTGATCCAACAGCATTTGTCGTGGTTATGGATGCTTCAGAAGTACTCGGGGAAGGTTTTAAAAGAAGTTAAAAAGGTATATAGTAATAATGATAAAGGATTAATTTTCCAACATCTAAAGGAGGAAACAAAATGGTTAAAAAACTAATAGGGATTCTCATGATTTTCACTTTAGCATTTGGACTTGCTGCTTGTGGATCTAGTAACAAAGACAATGATAATGCTAATAAAAACGAAACAACGACAAATAATAACAAATCGACAAACACAGCAAGTGCTGGAGATGCAGAAAAAATATTTAGTCAAAATTGTTCAAGCTGCCACGGTGGAAACCTTGAAGGCGGCGTTGGTCCAGATTTAACAAAAGTTGGAGCAAAATATAACAAAGATCAAATTCTAGATATCATTAAAAATGGAAAAAAAGGCGGAATGCCTGCAGGAGTTATTAAAGGTGATGACGCTGATAAAGTAGCTACATGGTTATCTGAGAAAAAATAATAGCAATACAAATGACCTGATGTTAGTATTACAAACATCAGGTTTTTTCTTTGTCCATTTTTAACAATGGATTGAAGGAACGGCAAATATATTGCTTAGCTGCGCCCTGCAATAAAAATAGAACTTTCATACTATTGAAAAACTGGTTTAAATATGGAATTTTCTCTCTTAAAAGTGGCGGCATTTTTTTTAGAGATAAGCATTGAAATATAAATGTAATAATATTTTCCATTAACATTCAGGTTTATGATGTTATAATAGTTTTGTGATTAAATTTCGCTATTTTACGGCAGCATTCGAGTTAATTGCGAAAGTTAGCGAAATAGTAAAGAAAATGACAGTTATGAACTATGGACATCTAGTAAAATGATCCTAGAAGAGTAAGGTGATTAAATGATAGAAATGCAAAATGTATATAAAAAATATCCCAATGGGATTATAGCTACAAATGATTTGAACATTCAA encodes:
- a CDS encoding YitT family protein, coding for MNKKRGVYLEDTTWSKVKDYLYILIGSAIVAISFNVFLLPNEVASGGVSGISTILHGLFGWKPAYVQWAFNIPLFIAGLIFLGVQFGIKTLVGTAFLPFVVYLTEGWEPWTNDPLLGALFGGIGVGLGLGIVFRGKASTGGTDLAAQIINKYTGFTLGMCVIFIDGLVVLSAAIVFDIEKGLYALIGLFVTSKTIDLVQVGLNRSKAALIITEKQQEIREGILNKIDRGVTKLTAYGGFTESERPVLMCVVDQTEFTKLKQLVKTLDPTAFVVVMDASEVLGEGFKRS
- the cccB gene encoding cytochrome c551: MVKKLIGILMIFTLAFGLAACGSSNKDNDNANKNETTTNNNKSTNTASAGDAEKIFSQNCSSCHGGNLEGGVGPDLTKVGAKYNKDQILDIIKNGKKGGMPAGVIKGDDADKVATWLSEKK